A genomic stretch from Gemmatimonas sp. includes:
- a CDS encoding BTAD domain-containing putative transcriptional regulator: protein MPMSPADSSARFDLVTLGGLRITAGAAARDGDGLQADALNARKRVLAVLTVLALSERPLSRDTLADFLWSDRDPVRARHSLAEALSYLRSILGRDAIASRAQELSLSPGAPVRVDAAVFSAAVDGGAWQTAIAYYGGPFLDGVYVERAPRFDDWAMRERERLRERIAFACASECAQQTAQGRSGDVAAIARRWLDECPLDTNAAVHWFTALAAPGTRDAHRLTLEQFTAYRDHLDREYEFAPEPEIVAVITRIREAVERDKPSPSNRMPPADEAMTDRLIVDVAEPTVVAVEPTAVAAEPTASTTATPRRAAPRRRLAIAASILLVAAAANARFVGRWFGASFGASADVLPTPTLVVVTDAENSTGDAGLGAAVSVAVSTALGDARTVRVLSADRVRSLRAMSSPLGDSTRTDGAPFTEMRARDVAQRSGAAAVVVPIVVALGPRFRVATRIVNPVDGQAVATFQTEPVDSTQLLRAIDDVVRQARHQFGETAKQGRTNPPLPDATTTSLAALRYYATGLDAFNRSDYGAARAALEKAVLADSSFALAWAQLGAVHAWTNDPLGSERAFLMAERFLSRLTPREQMIASASIARWRAQPEQAASIRARWLAAHPEDVGTMSAHAYDLFRARKYAQAIAQYESLLRRDSTDDNAWFNLGASYRVIGSPGSYDRSLRAYAAGFRLVPRALDEAGMLQAYGSLLVESGRADSAARIFTRALAGEPGVAARGNRSLGMLAIWRGQPRDAIAPLQRAIDATVRLKQPLSELRGRLLLVQAWRMLGASAEATRERARVLAVSRAVTEPTALYWAGQLLARSGNISGASELLDTLRARSIAANPTHRAARQLLESELAVARGKPAEGVRLATAGASGDSTVISYESIAYAVERSGNRAQARQRYEAIAQTRFSFGWEGTLVQLVAPQIAAQLARADGDTAAATRWDVYARERAFSRK from the coding sequence ATGCCCATGAGCCCGGCCGATTCGTCGGCACGATTCGACCTCGTCACGCTGGGAGGCCTGCGTATCACCGCCGGTGCCGCCGCCCGTGATGGCGACGGGCTGCAGGCCGACGCGTTGAACGCCCGAAAGCGCGTCCTCGCCGTGCTCACCGTCCTGGCGCTCTCCGAGCGGCCGCTGTCGCGCGACACGCTCGCCGACTTCTTGTGGAGCGACCGTGATCCAGTGCGGGCGCGCCATTCACTCGCCGAGGCGTTGTCGTATCTCCGCAGCATCCTCGGCCGAGACGCCATCGCCTCCCGCGCCCAGGAGCTGAGCCTCTCGCCAGGCGCGCCCGTACGCGTCGACGCCGCCGTCTTCTCCGCCGCGGTCGACGGCGGCGCGTGGCAGACGGCCATTGCCTATTACGGGGGCCCGTTCCTCGACGGGGTGTACGTCGAGCGCGCCCCGCGATTCGATGATTGGGCCATGCGCGAGCGCGAACGCCTGCGCGAGCGCATCGCATTCGCCTGCGCCAGCGAGTGCGCGCAACAGACCGCTCAGGGACGGAGCGGCGACGTGGCGGCGATCGCCCGGCGGTGGCTCGACGAGTGTCCCCTCGATACGAACGCCGCCGTGCACTGGTTCACAGCCCTGGCCGCCCCCGGCACGCGCGACGCGCACCGGCTCACCCTCGAACAGTTTACCGCGTATCGCGACCACCTCGACCGCGAGTACGAGTTCGCTCCCGAGCCCGAGATCGTCGCCGTCATCACCCGCATACGAGAGGCGGTCGAGCGCGACAAGCCGAGTCCCAGCAACCGGATGCCACCGGCTGACGAGGCGATGACCGACCGACTCATCGTCGACGTCGCGGAGCCGACGGTCGTTGCGGTGGAGCCGACGGCCGTTGCGGCGGAGCCCACGGCCTCAACCACGGCGACACCGAGGCGCGCCGCCCCACGCCGGCGCCTTGCCATCGCGGCATCGATTCTGTTGGTGGCTGCCGCCGCCAATGCGCGATTCGTCGGGCGCTGGTTTGGCGCGTCGTTCGGCGCGTCAGCCGACGTGCTCCCTACGCCGACTCTGGTGGTCGTGACCGACGCCGAGAACTCGACCGGAGACGCCGGTCTCGGCGCCGCCGTCTCCGTGGCGGTATCGACCGCGCTTGGTGACGCCCGCACAGTGCGGGTGCTGTCGGCCGATCGCGTGCGGTCGCTGCGGGCCATGTCGTCACCGCTCGGCGACTCGACACGAACCGACGGTGCCCCCTTCACCGAAATGCGCGCCCGCGACGTCGCGCAGCGGAGCGGTGCCGCCGCGGTCGTCGTACCGATCGTCGTGGCGCTTGGCCCACGCTTTCGCGTGGCGACACGCATCGTGAATCCGGTGGATGGACAAGCCGTCGCCACCTTTCAGACCGAACCAGTCGATTCCACGCAGCTGCTGCGCGCGATCGACGATGTGGTCCGACAGGCGCGTCACCAGTTCGGCGAAACGGCGAAACAGGGCCGCACCAATCCGCCGCTCCCCGACGCGACCACAACATCACTGGCCGCGTTGCGCTACTACGCGACCGGACTCGACGCGTTCAATCGGTCCGACTACGGCGCAGCGCGCGCAGCGCTGGAGAAAGCCGTTCTGGCCGACAGCTCATTCGCGCTTGCCTGGGCGCAACTCGGCGCCGTGCATGCGTGGACCAATGATCCGTTGGGTAGCGAGCGGGCCTTCCTCATGGCTGAGCGCTTCCTGTCGCGACTCACGCCGCGTGAGCAGATGATTGCGTCGGCGTCTATCGCCCGGTGGCGCGCCCAACCGGAGCAGGCGGCATCGATTCGAGCGCGGTGGCTGGCCGCGCACCCCGAGGACGTCGGTACCATGAGCGCGCACGCCTACGACCTGTTCCGGGCGCGAAAGTATGCACAGGCCATCGCGCAATACGAGTCACTCTTACGTCGGGACTCGACCGACGACAACGCGTGGTTCAACCTGGGCGCCTCGTACCGCGTGATCGGTTCGCCTGGCAGCTATGACCGATCACTGCGCGCCTACGCTGCCGGGTTCAGGCTCGTGCCGCGGGCGCTGGACGAAGCCGGCATGTTGCAGGCATACGGATCGCTGCTGGTAGAATCCGGTCGCGCCGACTCCGCCGCGCGCATCTTTACGCGGGCGCTGGCAGGAGAACCTGGTGTGGCCGCACGGGGTAATCGCTCGCTCGGCATGCTGGCGATCTGGCGCGGACAACCGCGCGACGCGATCGCACCACTGCAGCGCGCGATCGACGCCACCGTGCGATTGAAGCAACCGTTGAGTGAACTGCGCGGCCGCCTGCTGCTCGTGCAGGCATGGCGCATGCTCGGCGCGAGCGCTGAGGCGACGCGCGAACGCGCGCGCGTGCTGGCGGTGTCACGCGCCGTCACCGAGCCGACAGCGTTGTACTGGGCGGGCCAGCTGCTGGCGCGCTCCGGCAACATATCCGGCGCCAGCGAGTTGCTGGATACGCTGCGCGCACGCAGCATTGCGGCCAATCCCACGCATCGCGCGGCGCGCCAGCTACTCGAGAGTGAACTGGCGGTAGCACGGGGCAAGCCCGCGGAAGGCGTGCGGCTGGCGACGGCCGGCGCATCGGGTGACAGCACGGTGATCAGTTACGAATCCATCGCCTACGCCGTGGAGAGAAGCGGCAACCGCGCGCAGGCCCGACAGCGCTACGAAGCGATCGCGCAGACGCGGTTTTCGTTCGGCTGGGAAGGCACGCTCGTGCAGCTCGTGGCACCACAGATTGCCGCGCAGCTCGCGCGCGCGGACGGAGACACCGCCGCAGCTACGCGATGGGACGTTTACGCCCGCGAGCGCGCTTTCTCGAGAAAGTAG
- a CDS encoding PAS domain-containing protein has protein sequence MSHSNRPSQRPEHTVNNVLENADSMSNDELDKLPYGMIQLDATGRILNYNAVESKLASLRKEDAIGKQFFTEIAPCTKVQEFYGRFKEGVIRESLDTSFRFHFAFKQNPRDVTVRLLYSRRTRTVWVLISDHEGKPIEG, from the coding sequence ATGTCGCATTCAAACCGTCCCTCCCAGCGTCCCGAGCACACGGTGAACAACGTGCTCGAGAATGCCGATAGCATGTCCAACGACGAGTTGGACAAACTGCCGTACGGCATGATCCAGCTGGACGCGACCGGGCGGATTTTGAACTACAACGCCGTGGAGTCGAAGTTGGCGTCGTTGCGCAAGGAAGACGCGATCGGGAAGCAGTTCTTCACTGAGATCGCGCCGTGCACGAAGGTGCAGGAGTTCTACGGACGCTTCAAGGAAGGCGTGATCCGTGAATCACTCGATACGAGCTTCCGCTTTCACTTTGCGTTCAAGCAGAACCCGCGTGACGTGACCGTGCGGTTGCTGTACTCACGCCGGACGCGCACGGTGTGGGTGCTGATCTCGGATCATGAGGGGAAGCCGATCGAGGGGTGA
- a CDS encoding PHP domain-containing protein, translated as MPNQYVELHCHSALSLLDGASLPESLAERAAELGYPALAITDHDEMGGVVRFGTACETLGIGGILGVELTVRMPDIGNPGAERRTHMVLLAETRDGYRNIASLVTRARMDSERGTPSVPWALVTRHVEGVMALTGCPRGWVPQLLAEGRTDDAYTAAGELRDVFGEHLAVECWDHRLPEERALVQLLRPLAAKLGVPWVVTNNVHYATPEQRIVHDVLNTLRHERTLDTMGTRLRPNAEWALKKPSLVYQRWRGAEEGVKATLAIAERCTFRLEQLKPSMPAFPLPPGISAQEYLTRLVEQGAYERWNTSRTPKHDTQLAHELAMIGKLDLAGFFLTVWDIVRFARREGILCQGRGSAANSAVCYCLGITAVDPIRMELLFERFLSEGRKEPPDIDIDFAHRDRERVLQYVYNRYGREHAAMVCEQITWRGRSAVRDAARVLGFSVQQGDMLASLSDRFSARSTAEALRVDKEPAANTPGAEPSAEPATDADRLGQQMIGGTEATTKARVVREASRKVASTQTKTQRAPKGPTDRDGTWAQVIDMQAERKIAADARAQLGPLAKGSDSSRTNDSEPHEERRNRTTATRDTASGREVLSRAGLDPNDERVRRLADVVAGLHQLPRHRSIHVGGFILTEEPLGSIVPIEPASMPGRTVIQWEKDDLDPVGLVKIDLLGLGMLTVVQDCLLYIRHTRGTTIDLGQLDMSDQAVYDVMCRADTVGLFQIESRAQMNTLPRLKPRCFYDLVVEVALIRPGPIQGEMVHPYLRRRAGLEPVTYPHPMLEKVLKRTLGVPLFQEQGMQVAIVAAGFTPTQADQLRRAMGHKRSRERMAQICEELIAGMAKNGIPEETGRRIYNQINAFADYGFPESHAASFALIVYATAWLRHYYAPEYTAAILNAQPMGFYAPGTLIEDAKRHGVEVRPVDLTRSTWDHALEMADGRVLVPNDGVVRWGRQIGPQPMRDVVAVRLGVRLVRGLGAKARRALEAALVQGPFTSVDDAVRRVSLDKTSWRRLAEAGAFDSMFAHEPAERRRRVALWEVMAATRGPELPLAPFQAQPVPTQLPAYTPIELTEADYRMTGLSLAGHPMKHVRPILAPNGVLSAREAHELGKDGQRVAVAGLVICRQRPGTAKGFVFLTLEDETGMINIVITPDRFEEHALLISRSPMLLIRGTLQVEQHVVNVRAKQFKALELGGGEQHVKGHNYR; from the coding sequence ATGCCGAACCAGTACGTCGAACTCCACTGCCACTCGGCACTCTCCCTGCTCGACGGGGCCTCGCTCCCCGAGTCACTGGCGGAGCGGGCCGCCGAACTGGGGTACCCCGCCCTCGCCATCACCGACCACGACGAAATGGGGGGCGTAGTCCGCTTCGGCACGGCCTGCGAAACGCTGGGCATCGGCGGCATCCTGGGCGTCGAGCTCACCGTGCGCATGCCCGACATCGGCAACCCCGGAGCCGAACGACGCACCCATATGGTGCTCCTCGCCGAAACGCGCGACGGCTACCGCAACATCGCCTCACTGGTCACGCGGGCGCGCATGGACAGCGAACGCGGCACCCCCAGTGTGCCGTGGGCGCTCGTCACCCGCCACGTGGAGGGCGTCATGGCCCTCACCGGCTGCCCGCGCGGCTGGGTGCCGCAACTACTGGCCGAAGGCCGTACCGACGACGCCTATACCGCCGCCGGTGAATTACGCGACGTGTTCGGCGAGCATCTGGCGGTGGAATGCTGGGATCATCGCTTACCCGAAGAGCGCGCGCTTGTGCAGCTGCTGCGTCCACTCGCCGCCAAGCTCGGCGTGCCGTGGGTGGTCACCAACAACGTGCACTACGCCACCCCCGAACAGCGCATCGTGCACGATGTGCTCAACACGCTTCGCCACGAACGCACGCTCGACACCATGGGCACGCGCCTGCGTCCCAACGCTGAGTGGGCGCTCAAGAAGCCGTCGCTCGTGTATCAGCGGTGGCGTGGCGCCGAAGAGGGGGTGAAAGCCACGCTGGCCATCGCCGAGCGATGCACGTTTCGGCTCGAGCAGCTCAAGCCGTCCATGCCGGCGTTTCCCCTGCCGCCCGGCATCAGCGCGCAGGAGTATCTCACGCGCCTGGTGGAACAGGGCGCCTACGAACGCTGGAACACGTCGCGCACGCCCAAGCACGACACACAGCTGGCGCACGAACTGGCGATGATCGGCAAACTCGATCTCGCCGGATTCTTTCTCACGGTGTGGGACATCGTGCGCTTCGCAAGACGCGAAGGGATTCTCTGCCAGGGGCGTGGCTCCGCCGCCAATTCGGCCGTGTGCTACTGCCTTGGCATCACGGCGGTCGATCCCATTCGCATGGAGCTGTTGTTCGAGCGGTTCTTGAGCGAAGGACGCAAAGAACCACCGGACATCGACATCGACTTCGCGCACCGTGATCGTGAGCGCGTACTGCAGTATGTGTACAATCGCTACGGACGCGAACACGCGGCCATGGTGTGCGAGCAGATCACCTGGCGCGGACGCAGCGCCGTGCGCGATGCGGCGCGCGTGCTGGGCTTCTCGGTGCAACAGGGCGACATGCTGGCGTCGCTCAGTGATCGGTTCAGCGCGCGAAGCACGGCGGAGGCGTTACGGGTCGACAAGGAGCCCGCCGCGAACACGCCGGGCGCCGAACCGAGCGCCGAACCCGCCACCGACGCCGATCGCTTAGGCCAGCAGATGATCGGCGGCACCGAAGCGACCACCAAGGCGCGCGTGGTCCGTGAGGCGTCGCGCAAAGTCGCGTCCACGCAAACGAAGACGCAGCGCGCCCCGAAAGGCCCCACCGACCGCGACGGCACCTGGGCGCAGGTCATCGACATGCAGGCCGAGCGGAAGATCGCGGCCGATGCGCGCGCGCAGCTCGGTCCGCTGGCCAAGGGCAGTGACAGCAGCCGCACGAATGACTCCGAACCCCACGAAGAACGCCGCAACCGCACCACCGCCACCCGCGACACCGCCAGTGGTCGTGAAGTGTTGTCGCGCGCCGGGCTCGATCCCAACGACGAACGCGTGCGCCGCTTGGCCGATGTGGTCGCGGGGCTGCACCAACTGCCGCGCCACCGCTCCATTCACGTAGGCGGGTTCATTCTCACCGAAGAGCCGCTGGGCTCCATCGTGCCCATCGAGCCCGCCTCCATGCCGGGGCGCACGGTCATCCAGTGGGAGAAAGACGATCTCGATCCCGTGGGTTTGGTCAAGATCGACTTGCTGGGGCTCGGCATGCTCACCGTCGTGCAGGATTGTCTGTTGTACATCCGGCACACGCGCGGCACCACGATCGATCTCGGACAGCTCGACATGAGCGATCAGGCCGTGTACGACGTAATGTGCCGCGCCGACACCGTGGGGCTGTTTCAGATCGAGAGCCGCGCGCAGATGAACACGCTGCCGCGCTTGAAGCCGCGGTGCTTTTACGATCTCGTGGTCGAAGTGGCGCTCATCCGGCCGGGACCCATTCAGGGCGAGATGGTGCATCCGTATCTGCGACGGCGCGCCGGACTCGAGCCGGTCACCTATCCGCACCCCATGCTGGAGAAGGTGCTCAAGCGCACGCTGGGGGTGCCGCTTTTTCAGGAGCAGGGCATGCAGGTGGCGATCGTTGCCGCCGGCTTCACGCCCACCCAGGCCGATCAGCTGCGTCGCGCGATGGGGCACAAGCGCTCGCGCGAACGCATGGCGCAGATCTGCGAAGAACTGATTGCCGGCATGGCGAAGAACGGCATCCCCGAGGAAACCGGCCGTCGCATTTACAACCAGATCAACGCCTTCGCCGACTACGGTTTTCCCGAAAGTCACGCGGCCAGCTTTGCGCTCATCGTGTACGCCACCGCCTGGCTCCGGCACTACTACGCGCCAGAGTACACCGCGGCCATTCTCAACGCGCAGCCAATGGGCTTCTACGCGCCGGGCACGCTCATCGAAGATGCCAAGAGACACGGTGTGGAAGTGCGTCCAGTCGATCTCACCCGCAGCACCTGGGATCACGCCCTCGAGATGGCCGACGGACGCGTGCTCGTGCCCAACGATGGCGTGGTGCGCTGGGGGCGTCAGATCGGCCCGCAACCCATGCGCGATGTGGTGGCGGTGCGACTCGGTGTGCGACTCGTACGTGGACTCGGCGCCAAGGCCCGTCGTGCACTCGAAGCGGCGCTGGTGCAGGGCCCGTTCACCAGTGTCGACGACGCCGTGCGTCGGGTGTCGCTCGACAAAACCTCATGGCGTCGACTGGCCGAAGCCGGTGCCTTCGACAGCATGTTCGCGCACGAGCCAGCCGAACGGCGACGGCGCGTGGCGCTGTGGGAAGTGATGGCCGCCACCCGTGGCCCCGAGCTGCCGCTGGCGCCCTTTCAGGCGCAGCCGGTGCCCACCCAGCTGCCGGCCTACACGCCCATCGAACTCACCGAAGCCGACTACCGCATGACCGGGCTGTCGTTGGCGGGGCATCCCATGAAACACGTGCGCCCCATTCTGGCGCCCAACGGCGTGCTGTCGGCCCGTGAAGCGCACGAACTGGGCAAGGACGGTCAGCGCGTGGCCGTGGCCGGCCTGGTGATCTGTCGTCAGCGTCCGGGTACGGCCAAGGGATTCGTCTTTCTCACCCTCGAAGACGAAACGGGGATGATCAACATCGTGATCACCCCCGATCGCTTCGAAGAACATGCGCTGCTCATTTCCCGGTCACCCATGCTGCTCATTCGCGGCACGCTGCAGGTGGAACAGCATGTGGTGAACGTGCGCGCCAAGCAGTTCAAGGCGCTGGAGCTGGGCGGCGGCGAACAGCATGTGAAGGGACACAACTACCGGTAG
- a CDS encoding TetR/AcrR family transcriptional regulator: protein MEHTNAPATGPAPRPGRPRSFDRDAALDQAMLLFWRHGYESTSLSELTAAMGISPPSLYGAFGDKKALFFEALDRYLSGPVTSATIIADAATAREAAHDLLRMSARAFTGKHTPPGCLLASSAISCSEAATDVKEQLATIRRGIEQRLRKTIAHDIDHGVLPDYADATALAALTMAVIQGMSTLARDGASRDKLLKIVETTMQAWPAP from the coding sequence ATGGAACACACCAACGCTCCCGCGACCGGCCCGGCGCCCCGTCCCGGACGGCCCCGGTCGTTCGATCGCGACGCCGCCCTCGACCAGGCGATGCTGTTGTTCTGGCGGCACGGCTACGAGTCCACGTCGCTGAGCGAACTCACCGCCGCCATGGGCATTTCTCCGCCCAGTCTGTACGGCGCGTTCGGCGACAAGAAGGCGCTGTTCTTCGAGGCGCTCGACCGCTACCTGTCGGGGCCGGTCACGTCGGCAACGATCATTGCCGATGCGGCCACCGCGCGCGAAGCCGCACACGACCTGCTCCGCATGTCCGCGCGCGCGTTCACCGGCAAGCACACGCCGCCCGGATGCCTGCTGGCCAGCTCCGCCATCAGCTGCTCGGAAGCCGCGACGGATGTGAAGGAGCAGCTGGCCACCATCCGCCGCGGCATCGAGCAGCGACTGCGGAAAACAATCGCCCACGACATCGATCACGGCGTCTTGCCCGACTACGCCGACGCCACCGCGCTTGCGGCCCTGACCATGGCCGTCATTCAGGGCATGTCGACCCTCGCTCGCGACGGCGCCTCGCGCGACAAGCTGCTCAAGATTGTGGAGACTACGATGCAGGCGTGGCCGGCGCCCTAA
- a CDS encoding aldo/keto reductase encodes MSLTDVRTLGRSGLVVSPLSLGTMTFGAERWGSAEQGSRAVFDAYVDAGGNCIDTADVYSGGRSEEMVGRFIEERGLRDQIVLATKAGFSRARGNVNAGGNGAKNLYAALDRSLSRLRTDYVDLYWIHIWDMITPAEEVLHTMDALVTSGKVRYFGISNAPAWYIAQLAVLAAERDRAVPIALQHEYSLVERHVEQEVLPAARTLGMGLLAWSPLGGGLLTGKYRREEVAATQGVGFALPDTSASASAAPSVESDGRLNGANPFGDTKFSDRNWDILDTVVAVAQELECTPAQVALRWSSQQPTVAGLIIGASRVSQLRENIAALDVMLSADQLARLDAASAIVPTYPATVASPAIHRMLFGGHAVTSWDRYR; translated from the coding sequence ATGTCGCTGACCGATGTGCGTACGCTAGGCCGTTCGGGGCTGGTCGTGAGCCCGCTGTCACTGGGCACGATGACCTTTGGCGCCGAGCGCTGGGGATCGGCGGAGCAGGGCTCGCGCGCGGTGTTCGACGCGTACGTGGACGCGGGCGGCAACTGCATCGATACCGCCGACGTGTACTCCGGTGGCCGCAGTGAAGAAATGGTGGGCCGGTTCATCGAGGAACGCGGGCTTCGTGACCAAATCGTACTGGCCACCAAGGCTGGCTTCTCGCGGGCGCGCGGCAACGTGAATGCCGGCGGCAATGGGGCCAAGAATCTGTACGCGGCGCTGGATCGTTCGCTGTCGCGATTGCGCACCGACTACGTGGACCTCTACTGGATCCACATCTGGGATATGATCACGCCAGCGGAAGAAGTGCTGCACACGATGGACGCGCTGGTCACGTCGGGGAAGGTGCGCTACTTCGGTATCTCGAACGCGCCGGCGTGGTATATCGCACAGCTGGCGGTGCTCGCAGCCGAACGCGATCGTGCGGTGCCGATTGCGCTGCAGCACGAATACTCGTTGGTGGAGCGACACGTCGAACAGGAAGTGCTGCCGGCGGCGCGCACGCTGGGCATGGGATTGTTGGCGTGGAGTCCGCTGGGCGGTGGCCTGCTCACGGGCAAGTATCGCCGCGAGGAGGTCGCGGCAACGCAGGGCGTGGGTTTTGCGCTGCCCGATACGTCGGCGAGCGCGTCGGCCGCTCCGTCGGTGGAAAGCGACGGTCGCTTGAACGGCGCCAATCCGTTTGGCGATACCAAGTTCTCCGACCGCAACTGGGACATTCTCGATACCGTCGTCGCCGTGGCGCAGGAGCTCGAATGCACGCCAGCGCAGGTGGCGCTGCGCTGGTCGTCGCAGCAGCCCACCGTGGCGGGATTGATCATTGGCGCGAGTCGTGTGTCGCAGCTGCGGGAGAACATTGCCGCGCTCGATGTGATGTTGAGTGCCGATCAGTTGGCGCGGCTCGATGCGGCGAGCGCGATCGTGCCCACCTATCCCGCCACCGTGGCGTCGCCGGCCATCCACCGCATGCTGTTCGGCGGACACGCGGTGACGTCGTGGGATCGCTACCGGTAG